The Mesotoga sp. UBA6090 genome segment CCTCCAAGAAAAGATCTAATATCTATGAAAACATAGAAGGCTCCAGCAGGCTTGCTGAACTTCAATCCAATTTGGCCCAGCTTTGAGACTACGTAATCTCTCCTCTTCCGAAACTCTTCTACCATCGAAGACGTGTCGACTTCAAAAGCCTTCACGGCGGCGTACTGAGCCATTGTGTTGACATTCGAGGAAAGGTGGCTTTGAATCTTCGAAATCGCCCTGGTCACCTCCATCGATGTTGCGGAATAGCCAATTCTCCAGCCCGTCATTGCATAAGTTTTTGAGAAAGCGTTAATCACCGCAGTCCTCTCTTTCATACCCTCAATCGAGGCAATAGAGAAATGTGGTGCATCAAACACGAGCTTCTCATACACTTCATCGGAAATAACAAAAAGATCTCTTTCTATGCAGAGATTACCCAGGTCTCGAAGAAACTCTTCGGGATATATAGCTCCGGTCGGGTTGTTTGGAGAGTTTATAATTATTGCGCGTGTCTTATCGGTAATTGCTTTTTCAATTTCAGAGATTTCGGGCACAAAACCCTTTTCGATTCTTGCCGGAACAACTGCAGGTACACCACCGCACAGGAGAATTTGAGCCTCATAGCTTACCCAGGCAGGAGAAACAATAACCACTTCATCACCCACGTTCAACAAGGCTTTAAGCACGTTATAAATCGCTTGCTTCCCCCCGTTTGAAACCACAATTTCCTCAGGTGAGTAGTTAAGACCGTTATCCTTCCGAAGTTTCACAGTGATCGCCTTTCTTAACTCATCAATTCCAGAGGCATTTGTGTACTTCGTTTTCCCCTCATTCAAGGCTTTGATCGCTGCATCAACAATAGGCCGAGGAGTAGGGAAATCAGGTTCCCCGGCAGTTAATTTCACGACATTCTCTCCTGATTTTGCAAGGTCCAGGGCCTTCTTGTTAAATTCAAGTGTGGCCGAGGGCGTTACAGAAGAGACAAAGTGCGACAAATCCATCAAAGCACCTCCGCAGTTATGCAATCAGTGTTTTAGAATTCAGATCTTGTTTATTATCTCCAGAACGACCAGTGCGAAATCGTTCAGGCTATCCTTTTTGCAGAGCCTCGCGCCAGCTTCTCTCTTTCTCTTTCCATTTACCAGTGAAGATCCCACAGCCATGACAATTTCCGTCATCCCGTATTCCAGCTTTTCAATAAACTCAATCCTGAAACTAGGTATGACATCTCTGATGGCAGCAACGGTAGACTCTACAATCGCCATGTATTTCTCGTCATCGCCAACATCAACTATGGAAGAACCCTCAAGCTCTTTTCCCTCATAATCTAGGATTACAGTGATATCGAGCCGCCTTATCGTAGCTTTTGTTTCAAGACTGGTAAGTTGGAAGTTGTACCCTTGGACTTCTTCCTTCTGGTAAGGTCTTATTACCGAAGCCTCTTCTTCATCGCCGGAATCAAGAGATATCTGTGCGATAGAGACTATCTTTCTATCAATCT includes the following:
- the aspC gene encoding aspartate aminotransferase, with protein sequence MDLSHFVSSVTPSATLEFNKKALDLAKSGENVVKLTAGEPDFPTPRPIVDAAIKALNEGKTKYTNASGIDELRKAITVKLRKDNGLNYSPEEIVVSNGGKQAIYNVLKALLNVGDEVVIVSPAWVSYEAQILLCGGVPAVVPARIEKGFVPEISEIEKAITDKTRAIIINSPNNPTGAIYPEEFLRDLGNLCIERDLFVISDEVYEKLVFDAPHFSIASIEGMKERTAVINAFSKTYAMTGWRIGYSATSMEVTRAISKIQSHLSSNVNTMAQYAAVKAFEVDTSSMVEEFRKRRDYVVSKLGQIGLKFSKPAGAFYVFIDIRSFLGGRFKNSNDFAIGLLEEQKVGMVPGSAFSYEGFIRMSFSSSTEELREGLDRFDRFLKTL